DNA from Amorphoplanes friuliensis DSM 7358:
AACGCGTGTTCCCATTCGACGTCGTAGAACATCGCGGCCTCGATGTCGATCAGCACAGGCTCGCCGGACGGTCCCACCAGCACGTGGTCGGGGCCGGGCGGTGAAGCGGGTTTCAGGCGCGGCGGGTGCGGAGCTTGCCGACCTCGCCGACGATCGTGTTGATCAGCAGGGTGTTGAGCAGGAGGCCGGCGAGGACGCTGAGCCAGAGCATCGCCACGGCCAGCCAGCCCTCGCCGAGCAGGAAGTACGGCGCGAAGATCACCGAGACGGGCGCGGTCAGGCCGATCAGGTAGATGCCGGCGAAGGACGGCTCATGGTCGCCGGTGGCCAGGTTGCCGCCGATGAGGATGACCGCGGCCACCGCGACGGCGAAGAGGTAGATGCGGGTGGTCCAGTTACCGAAGAAGAACTTGGTCATGCGGTCCATCGTGGTGAGCGGGGCGGCCCGGTTCCTGAGTAGCGCTACTCAGTACCTACCGGTGCTCAGCTCAGATCGTCGCCGGTGAGCAGTCCTCGGATCTTCAGCTCGGCCGAGATCGCCGGGTTGCACTCGTCGACGATCACCGCCGTGCCGATGACCTGCGCACCCAGCAGACCCAGGAGGCTGGTGAGCCCCCTGGCCTGGGCGCCGGTGGCGGCCCAGTCGTCCACGATCAACACGCGATCCGCCGGGCCGACGAGGTGGGTGCGCACGCCGAGATGCTGCTGGTCACCGCGGTGATCGGACGGCACCGCGGCCCAGGTCATCGGCTCGGCGATCGGCCGGCGCGCCCCCGCCCTGTACGCCTCCACGAAGCCGGTGCCGAGCGCCCGGGCCACGAGCGGGCCGATCAGGAAGCCGGTGACCTCCGGCGAGACCACCACGGTCGGTTGTGATCCCGCGAACAGTCCGGCCAGTCCCGGACCCAGTCCGTCGAGCACCAGCGGGTCCCGCCACCAGCCGGAACGGTCGCTGACGAGCAGATCGGTGCCCGGACCGGGGTCGGTCCAACGGAATCCGGCGCGCAGCCGGTCTCGCAGGTCGGAAGCCACATCTGTCATGGTGTCATCGGGGGTGCGGGTCCCTACCGCCGAGTGGGCAGAACCTGCTCAGACTAGGGGTCAACTTGATGCAGTCGCCCACGTCGATCAGGCATGCTGTTCGGCGTACCCATGCCTAAGTTTCCGTCGGGCCGCGGCCCGCTCAGCCCAGCCTCCCGCGCCGGACTCGGCGCGGCCCTCGTGATGCTCGTGGTCGTCTCGGCGGTCGAGCTGGCGGACGGCCCCCAGGCCAACTTCGTCGGGCTCTACGCCGCGGTGCCTTTCCTGGCGGCCGTCTTCGCCTACTGGCAGACGGTGCTGGTGGTCGGCGCGCTGGCCACGGTCGTGGGCATGGCGTTCGCCGGTGCGGACGCGCGGTTCGACACCGTCGGTCTGGTCAACGTCGCCGGCATCATGCTGGCCACCGCCATCGCCGCGGCGGTCGCGACCGTGCGGCAGCGTCAGGCCGACCGGATCGCTGAGCTCCTGCGACTCGCCGCCGTCGCCCAGCAGGCCGTGCTGCGGCCGCTCGGCCCGCAGGTGGGCAACCTCGCGGTGGCGGGCCGCTACATCTCGGCGTCGGCCGCGGCGGACATCGGTGGAGACCTCTACGAGGCCCTCGACACCCCGTACGGCGTACGGATCATCATCGGCGACGTGCGGGGCAAGGGGCTCGACGCGGTACGCCTGGCGAGCATCGTGCTGGGGTCGTACAGGCATGTGGCGTTCGAACGGGCCGACCTGCGCGCGATCGTCACGGACCTGGACCGGGCCGTGGCTCGCAGCGTCGGTGACGAGGACTTCGTGACCGCGGCGCTGGTCGAGGAGCGCGGTGGCACGCTCACCATCGTCAACTGTGGACATCCGGCGCCGCTGCTGCTGCGCCGTGGTCAGGTCATCGCACTGGATCCGCCCGCGCCGGCACCGCCGCTGGGCTTCATGCCGGTGGCCCGGCCGCGCGTGGAGCGGCTCGAGCCCGGCGACCGGCTCCTGCTCTTCACGGACGGCCTGGGCGAGGCGCGCCGCGAGGGAGAGTTCTTCCCGACCGCCGACCGGGCGTGGCGGCTGCTGGGCCACGGTACGGTCGGCGACGGCCTGGCTTCACTGGAGACCGCGCTGGTCGACTGGGTGCACGGGCAGCTCGAGGACGACATCGCCCTGGTGCTGCTCGAGTACGGCGGTCCCGACGGCGGTGCGACCGTGGGGATGCCGAGCTGGGAAGTCGGCGCGGCCGGTAGCTAGCTCTTGTCGCCGCCGGGTTCGTCCACCGCCGGCGTGGCCGGTGGTGCGGGTGCGAGTGTCGCCTCCGGTGCGGGCGACGGCGCGGGGATCACGGCGACCGTGGCGCGAGCAGCGATCGTCTCGGGCTGCCGGTGCCGTCCCACGTAGTGACGCGGCTGGTCCGCCTGGCGAGGCTCGGGAATCAGACTTTTGATCGTGGCGAACATCAGGACCTCCCCGGGTCGGCGTACGTCCTTCACGTACATCCGGAGCAACGACCCGCTGAGCCCGTCGATACGTCTGCGCGGCGTGGTGGCTTGCAAATGGCCGAACGGTTGTCCCGGTTCCCACCCGATCGGAGACGTTTGACCCCCAAGACGACGGACAGCAAATGATCGAAGCGGACTTGTCGGGCC
Protein-coding regions in this window:
- a CDS encoding SCO4225 family membrane protein codes for the protein MTKFFFGNWTTRIYLFAVAVAAVILIGGNLATGDHEPSFAGIYLIGLTAPVSVIFAPYFLLGEGWLAVAMLWLSVLAGLLLNTLLINTIVGEVGKLRTRRA
- a CDS encoding phosphoribosyltransferase family protein, whose product is MASDLRDRLRAGFRWTDPGPGTDLLVSDRSGWWRDPLVLDGLGPGLAGLFAGSQPTVVVSPEVTGFLIGPLVARALGTGFVEAYRAGARRPIAEPMTWAAVPSDHRGDQQHLGVRTHLVGPADRVLIVDDWAATGAQARGLTSLLGLLGAQVIGTAVIVDECNPAISAELKIRGLLTGDDLS
- a CDS encoding PP2C family protein-serine/threonine phosphatase → MLFGVPMPKFPSGRGPLSPASRAGLGAALVMLVVVSAVELADGPQANFVGLYAAVPFLAAVFAYWQTVLVVGALATVVGMAFAGADARFDTVGLVNVAGIMLATAIAAAVATVRQRQADRIAELLRLAAVAQQAVLRPLGPQVGNLAVAGRYISASAAADIGGDLYEALDTPYGVRIIIGDVRGKGLDAVRLASIVLGSYRHVAFERADLRAIVTDLDRAVARSVGDEDFVTAALVEERGGTLTIVNCGHPAPLLLRRGQVIALDPPAPAPPLGFMPVARPRVERLEPGDRLLLFTDGLGEARREGEFFPTADRAWRLLGHGTVGDGLASLETALVDWVHGQLEDDIALVLLEYGGPDGGATVGMPSWEVGAAGS